From one Spiroplasma endosymbiont of Lasioglossum villosulum genomic stretch:
- a CDS encoding MurR/RpiR family transcriptional regulator, which produces MLINDNFWSRVSKEENNFTKKEKVLINYINKNSQKMDQVTISSLAKENTVGYSVVYNLIKKLGFKGYREFIISLAAQETTFKALNREFFGDRSVLKEHYKKLMDLNDSTINYEELQRFINWIDDNRKACIYLAGIGHSGLGAEDLSNKLYRFGLRSICLNKDDDSILMHASLIIPEDVIILFSLSGKTATIVEAAKLAKKNNAKIAVVTSQDKTELVTYADWTFNIVSSGLYEAQEIFISPLFAITYFNDLVTTYLLKSKHKDWYLENRIKTNKVIKKFN; this is translated from the coding sequence ATGCTTATCAATGATAATTTTTGATCTAGAGTATCAAAGGAAGAAAATAATTTCACAAAAAAAGAAAAAGTTCTTATTAACTATATTAATAAGAATAGTCAAAAAATGGATCAAGTTACTATTAGTTCTTTGGCTAAAGAAAATACTGTTGGTTATAGTGTTGTTTATAATTTAATTAAGAAGTTGGGATTTAAAGGTTATCGTGAATTTATCATTAGTTTAGCTGCGCAAGAAACTACTTTCAAAGCTTTAAATCGTGAGTTTTTTGGTGATCGTAGTGTTTTAAAAGAACATTATAAAAAACTGATGGATTTAAATGATTCAACGATTAATTATGAGGAATTACAAAGATTTATTAATTGAATAGATGATAATCGTAAAGCTTGTATTTATTTAGCAGGCATTGGTCATTCTGGTTTAGGTGCGGAAGATTTATCAAATAAATTATATCGGTTTGGTTTACGATCAATCTGTTTAAATAAAGATGATGATAGTATTTTAATGCATGCTTCTTTAATTATTCCAGAAGATGTAATAATTCTTTTTTCATTATCAGGTAAAACCGCTACTATTGTTGAAGCAGCTAAACTTGCTAAAAAGAATAATGCTAAAATTGCAGTTGTTACATCACAAGATAAAACTGAATTAGTGACTTATGCTGATTGAACATTTAATATTGTTTCTTCAGGACTTTATGAAGCACAAGAAATATTTATTTCTCCATTATTTGCTATTACTTATTTTAATGATTTAGTAACAACATATTTATTAAAATCAAAGCATAAAGATTGATATTTAGAAAATAGAATTAAAACTAATAAAGTAATTAAAAAATTTAATTAA
- the tsaB gene encoding tRNA (adenosine(37)-N6)-threonylcarbamoyltransferase complex dimerization subunit type 1 TsaB, with protein MYQLYLDTTNNKLTVVILQGNKILASSSFIAWQKQTELAIPTITNLLVKCKIKLKDISKVVIANGPGSYTGIRVAITFVKTLKVLNSFLTVFTINSLLLQAGLIKSISVLSAYNNKSYLAVCDNGKIIIQPQLVDENAKIGIISDLLDYKIIENLEKCNIVENFQKLSPYFIEVKNMEDLQPYYINDPFSSHN; from the coding sequence ATGTATCAATTATATTTAGATACAACAAATAACAAATTAACAGTGGTGATTTTGCAAGGTAATAAAATTTTAGCAAGTTCATCATTTATTGCTTGACAAAAACAAACAGAATTGGCAATTCCAACTATTACTAATTTACTTGTAAAATGCAAAATAAAATTAAAAGATATTTCAAAAGTAGTTATTGCAAATGGTCCTGGCAGTTATACTGGAATTAGAGTAGCAATTACTTTTGTCAAAACACTTAAAGTTTTGAATAGTTTTTTAACGGTTTTTACTATTAATAGTTTATTATTACAGGCAGGATTAATAAAATCAATAAGTGTTTTGTCAGCATACAATAATAAAAGTTATTTGGCAGTATGTGATAATGGAAAAATAATTATTCAGCCGCAATTAGTAGATGAAAATGCTAAAATTGGTATTATTAGTGATTTACTAGATTATAAAATAATTGAAAATTTAGAAAAGTGTAATATTGTGGAAAATTTTCAAAAGTTGTCACCATATTTTATCGAAGTAAAAAACATGGAAGATTTGCAACCATATTATATTAATGATCCATTTTCATCACATAATTAA
- a CDS encoding IS30 family transposase, which produces MSYKHLGIDERIYIENQLKFKFKISEIAKNLNRSISTIIREINRNKDNNHYFSLIAQNKAENRKQSHISFHKFKNKNLVKYVQQKLLLGWSPEQIYGRIKNFHKEWVISFKTIYTWIYFGMLDKVTSKNLRRKGKKRKSKENRGKFNGKSIKERDINVNDRITLGHWEGDTIVSSRGKSKSCLITLVERVSRFTLAILVKNRTTKVINKNVSYYLSILPKNIVKTITFDRGKEFSNWQQLEKNLDIKIYFANPYSPWQRGTNENTNGLIREKFPKKFIFSKTNKNEVHKFILSLNQRPRKILNYLSPIEYLDRKII; this is translated from the coding sequence ATGAGTTATAAACATCTTGGCATAGATGAAAGGATTTATATTGAGAATCAATTGAAATTTAAATTTAAAATTAGTGAAATAGCTAAAAATCTTAATCGAAGTATTAGTACTATTATTCGAGAAATTAATAGAAATAAAGATAATAATCATTATTTTTCATTAATTGCACAAAATAAAGCTGAAAATCGAAAACAATCACATATTAGTTTTCATAAGTTTAAAAATAAGAATTTAGTAAAATATGTACAACAAAAATTACTATTAGGTTGATCACCTGAACAAATTTATGGCAGAATTAAAAATTTTCATAAAGAGTGAGTTATTAGTTTTAAAACAATTTATACTTGAATTTATTTTGGAATGCTTGATAAAGTTACTAGTAAAAATTTAAGAAGAAAAGGTAAAAAACGAAAATCTAAAGAAAATCGTGGCAAGTTTAATGGTAAATCAATTAAAGAACGAGATATAAATGTTAATGATCGTATAACACTTGGTCATTGAGAAGGAGATACTATAGTATCATCACGAGGTAAAAGCAAATCATGTTTAATAACTTTAGTTGAAAGAGTATCACGATTTACTTTAGCAATATTAGTTAAAAACAGAACTACTAAAGTTATTAATAAAAATGTTAGTTATTATTTATCAATTCTTCCTAAAAACATTGTTAAAACTATTACTTTTGATCGTGGCAAAGAATTTTCAAATTGACAACAACTTGAAAAAAATTTAGATATAAAAATTTATTTTGCCAATCCATATTCACCTTGACAAAGAGGTACTAATGAAAATACTAATGGTTTAATTAGAGAAAAATTTCCTAAAAAATTTATTTTTTCAAAAACTAATAAAAATGAAGTTCATAAATTTATATTGTCTTTAAACCAAAGACCAAGAAAAATACTAAATTATCTTTCACCAATCGAATATTTGGATAGAAAAATAATTTAG
- a CDS encoding Pr6Pr family membrane protein — protein MNWKNSSEYRLKKRNLIKIIWRLFGLLIISLFLIFDLIITINYPNAFIVPNVDKSTERLAIYYFYFTTQTNYLVLIYLFAFLFESKFKENSKPSFYILLSITIYITITMLVFWIGIISNSQERSKYGTDIYLWFKTIILNLIMPIVMILNFALSCGRDFYSLKNHHKLYMWFILFYPCFYVVMVMVRGVLRIKQGENINICYPYFFFNYQKYGVGVLVTAIIFLLIISIGLQYLYLWINNIQYKKKHDDDKPNFPIITYPYGFKL, from the coding sequence ATGAATTGAAAAAATAGTAGTGAATACCGATTAAAAAAAAGAAATCTTATTAAAATTATTTGACGTTTATTTGGTCTACTTATTATTTCTTTATTCTTAATTTTTGATTTAATAATTACTATTAATTATCCCAATGCTTTCATTGTTCCTAATGTTGATAAATCAACTGAAAGATTGGCAATTTATTATTTTTATTTTACAACTCAAACTAATTATTTAGTACTCATTTATTTATTTGCTTTTTTATTTGAAAGTAAATTTAAAGAAAATTCAAAACCAAGTTTTTATATTTTATTAAGCATTACTATTTATATTACAATTACAATGTTAGTATTTTGAATAGGTATCATTAGTAATAGCCAAGAAAGAAGTAAATATGGAACTGATATTTATTTATGATTTAAAACAATAATTCTAAATCTAATTATGCCAATTGTTATGATTTTAAATTTTGCTTTATCATGTGGACGTGATTTTTATTCACTAAAAAATCATCATAAACTTTATATGTGATTTATTTTATTTTATCCTTGTTTTTATGTAGTAATGGTAATGGTTCGTGGTGTACTACGTATTAAACAAGGAGAAAATATTAATATTTGTTATCCTTACTTTTTTTTCAACTACCAAAAATATGGTGTAGGAGTATTAGTTACTGCTATTATTTTTCTGTTAATTATTAGTATTGGTTTACAATACCTTTATTTATGAATTAATAACATACAATATAAAAAAAAGCATGATGATGATAAACCAAATTTTCCAATCATTACTTATCCTTATGGTTTTAAATTATAA